The Candidatus Poribacteria bacterium genome has a window encoding:
- a CDS encoding FtsX-like permease family protein, whose amino-acid sequence MKRCCPRGTTDFGWLRRWIAAWTLCFLAGATVTSAVAQRAELALSQDAEMIRRAVRMDNIKRDIARLSALETRVTGYPASDSAAKYVFDRFQSLGLTQVDSRTFSIAVPIDQGTGRLVVQGPDGVEIASIPVRGLWPNLVRAPFLANGLQHKTAPGDTLDSIAHAYRVDATAIVDDPRNDELRNQRQDGLDNDNDGLVDDADLDGEITPVAGSNVFIPTGGMTGRLVDGKSCRLADFNRKPVGGFWYPVQSGDSIESIARQFRVAPGSIVDDVLNVHLSRSHDGIDNNGDGVIDEYGEIEPTSVIQGWARDGVDNDRDGLVDETASSDRAGVSEAAVFVPRGAVVLADFNSGTEWINAAMLGAQAILFVEPDETIRGEAEDKFLTVPANIPRFWVAKSDAAYLRSLLGTDGGATTEATVQLTADVRWEKRTGQNIQGLLPGSDPVLRDELIVVQGYYDSMSVVPTLAPGAETTAGIATIFELIRLLNTPEFQPARSVLFLATGAHFQGLSGMRAFMEGISQDNVSVMREIRDDLKSDVIEFQEFGRRIALSLDRGYLVEFRPSFHHRVNKLSSDLDALVTSLNDLSRIQGQIDGLASSRQAAKEQERTRRIADLSKNRDRQEFTEEERARLEVSLARAKASALQTAQFLKEIVRSIAALKAETLAEARKTEHELLTSIALPIAKVDVWAVQRLIAQIRSGEIGGAFERGPESSLLPYTDPGTLPAEAVGTMSRIDIPGFGAIDPAASLNDLRPALEGWEVTTGRIAEFYTPYRLLQRHLTAAELGRIRAAQATLHGRTSSQSSADLARSEIALLRKAASSVDARGGDANPDAEAIRNAENSSYRQAQPLLERYLTEDELRALKPLYRELSDAKARDIALGEIRRYLNIAARQARMEKGTIGALLASAEQGVFARDFRPQELLALRNHLSDGEYVELLGTHAQTFAEHEREALLTEVERRAFNDVLELEQLRAKLPALERDFVEDEKRLLRNNLLTLRNSRLRNVHKRIERVSRIDGAEYERRIANVVQAVQLQDELNRYYQSLVVSVDLSTQGSQLGVFYKGWFYNDNREFELRREFAPIGNKLVEYATNASLKQNIEALRRFPDDYVRQAVLSSQWAIADRLDKVEALEGKTLETLVFSYYDQLASLGGVSRLMKLQFEDMRQKGEPSQSMLKDMDYIRKEVERLVRNDVREARRSRKSTQRLFARVERMLALRSVPVEDLSDDEINDIKTLMVIAGITAKSNFVNAISASGGKTWQTYVPGKIAFDSEVATLSGKTGIAFATVDDSRVLTDTPLDTYGRLNYTNLQQQVETLASLMIQVLRDPKMPTSARVGNFYCTLSGRVLQYDARESAVPQTPVRNALVAIRQQNKTMMGVRGDLFVLGDQKGKYDISGLAMEGRATSRPGGTQETEAYVLDPESGDIVYAPDLGNYGAKIYPNKVAINRRLVGAPIVVFPCVSTTIYDLVDQRYLRTLTQLEVYDADRDAPPERYGISRPWVQPMVSSAEPIALVYSEPGSRIKVSMASGLLGKLLLLIKATATNVDNPTLYTGEGFVVRENGSIRVTPYVVVQDMWNLDQSRIALYQRYGISNKRLEELHADASTLLGRAEQELSQANYSDALKLARASWGNESIAYPDVKATGNDVVRGVMFYLFLLLPFAFFLERLLFAFTNINKRIGATFGIFLLVFFFLSRVHPAFEIAETPFIILIAFVVLALTIVVISIIIRKFNEQLEKMKREKSKIYKADVGRLSASAAAFSLGISNMRKRRGRTMLTCATLVVLTFTVISFTSVRSEIRANATRIPGITPVYQGVLVRDQYWRTLEEPVLTGIRNDFKRSTVTVAGEEGREAVAVTNSVAPRAWYESASIGNQSSVLLENRAGDKSYAVNMLIGMSPEEPRVTRIDSKLVYGRWFAEGEDGAYVTVLPKGVADSLGVTEEDVINGAAAVRLLGAEFKVVGVLGIDFKELTDLDGEELTPVDYQLLQQQQSRGAQDSTLEGELQKYQHLPPDAVAILPYDIVMSQGGNLKSIAVNMEDPGLELPSGTTISQKIDATMGPLMKRSALDFFVGKGRNVHLYSSIGATSTEQMSNLFIPVLIAALIVLNTMLGAVYERVREIGIYSAVGLAPVHIAFLFIAEACVYAVLGAVLGYLLGQITAWTLVQTGWLAGLTLNYSARSTVYATMIVMMVVLGSTMYPAIKAGRMAVPDIERKWRLPDPDGDEWNFDLPFTVLGEEALGLNIFMRDYFEAHADESASDFYTENVAFQRLRQPDGAKDNYAIEMMVWLAPYDLGVSQRISLQTSPVGGEEEDLYRIHLTVFRESGEIASWKRVNRRFLNLIRKQLLIWRTFNVELRGEFHARGREETQRLAGVTPEFASD is encoded by the coding sequence ATGAAAAGATGCTGTCCGCGCGGAACCACGGACTTCGGGTGGCTGCGGCGCTGGATCGCCGCATGGACTCTCTGCTTCCTGGCGGGGGCGACCGTCACGAGCGCCGTCGCGCAACGCGCCGAGCTCGCACTATCACAGGATGCGGAGATGATCCGCCGCGCCGTGCGGATGGACAACATCAAGCGAGACATCGCGCGCCTTTCCGCGCTGGAAACCCGCGTCACCGGCTATCCCGCCTCGGATTCCGCTGCCAAGTACGTCTTCGACCGCTTCCAATCTCTCGGGCTCACCCAAGTCGACTCGCGCACCTTCTCCATCGCCGTTCCCATCGACCAGGGCACGGGGCGGCTGGTGGTGCAGGGCCCGGACGGAGTCGAGATCGCGTCGATTCCGGTTCGCGGCTTGTGGCCCAACCTCGTGCGCGCGCCCTTCCTGGCGAATGGGTTGCAGCACAAGACCGCTCCGGGCGACACGCTGGACTCGATCGCCCATGCCTACCGCGTGGACGCGACGGCAATCGTCGACGATCCGCGCAACGACGAACTGCGCAATCAGCGACAAGACGGGCTGGACAACGACAACGACGGCTTGGTCGACGACGCCGACCTCGACGGCGAGATCACGCCGGTCGCGGGCTCCAACGTCTTCATTCCGACGGGCGGCATGACCGGCAGGCTGGTCGATGGCAAATCATGTCGGCTGGCGGACTTCAACCGCAAGCCCGTGGGCGGCTTCTGGTACCCGGTGCAGTCCGGCGACTCCATCGAATCGATTGCCCGTCAGTTCCGCGTCGCGCCGGGCAGCATCGTGGACGACGTGCTCAACGTGCATCTGAGCCGTAGCCACGACGGCATCGACAACAACGGCGACGGTGTGATCGACGAGTACGGCGAGATCGAGCCGACGTCGGTGATCCAGGGGTGGGCTCGAGACGGGGTCGACAACGACCGCGACGGGCTGGTGGATGAGACAGCGTCCAGCGATCGGGCGGGCGTCTCCGAGGCTGCCGTCTTCGTGCCGCGTGGAGCCGTCGTGCTGGCGGACTTCAACTCCGGTACCGAGTGGATCAACGCGGCGATGCTCGGGGCTCAAGCGATCCTCTTCGTAGAGCCCGACGAGACGATCCGCGGCGAAGCCGAAGACAAGTTTCTCACCGTCCCGGCGAACATCCCGCGTTTCTGGGTCGCGAAGTCAGATGCCGCCTATCTGAGGAGCCTGCTGGGTACCGACGGCGGCGCGACGACCGAAGCCACCGTGCAACTCACCGCCGATGTCCGCTGGGAGAAGCGGACGGGGCAGAATATTCAAGGACTGTTGCCCGGCTCCGACCCCGTCCTGCGGGATGAACTCATCGTCGTCCAGGGCTACTACGACTCCATGTCCGTGGTTCCCACGCTCGCCCCGGGAGCGGAGACGACCGCGGGCATCGCCACGATCTTCGAGCTGATTCGGCTCCTGAACACGCCGGAGTTCCAGCCAGCGCGCTCGGTGCTGTTCTTGGCGACGGGAGCCCACTTCCAGGGCTTGTCCGGCATGCGGGCGTTCATGGAGGGCATCAGCCAAGACAACGTCTCCGTGATGCGGGAGATCCGCGACGACCTGAAGTCCGACGTAATCGAGTTCCAGGAGTTTGGGCGTCGCATCGCGCTGTCGCTCGACCGAGGCTATCTCGTCGAGTTCAGACCCTCTTTCCATCACCGCGTCAACAAGCTGTCGTCGGACCTCGACGCGCTGGTGACGAGCCTGAACGACCTCTCGCGGATTCAGGGGCAGATCGACGGGCTGGCGTCATCGCGCCAGGCGGCGAAGGAGCAGGAACGGACGCGGCGGATTGCCGACCTTTCAAAGAACCGCGACCGGCAGGAGTTCACCGAAGAGGAGAGGGCGCGGCTCGAAGTGAGTCTGGCGCGCGCCAAGGCGAGCGCGCTCCAGACGGCGCAGTTCCTCAAGGAAATCGTGCGATCCATCGCGGCGCTGAAGGCGGAGACGCTCGCCGAAGCCCGAAAGACGGAACACGAACTCCTGACTAGCATCGCACTGCCCATCGCCAAAGTCGATGTCTGGGCAGTGCAGCGGCTAATCGCGCAGATCCGCAGCGGCGAGATCGGCGGAGCTTTCGAGCGAGGTCCGGAATCGAGTCTGCTCCCTTACACCGATCCAGGTACGCTGCCGGCGGAAGCCGTCGGAACCATGTCGCGGATCGACATCCCAGGGTTCGGCGCCATCGATCCAGCCGCCTCGCTGAACGATCTGCGGCCCGCGCTGGAGGGTTGGGAGGTAACCACCGGCCGGATCGCGGAGTTCTACACGCCATACCGCCTGCTTCAGCGACATCTGACCGCGGCGGAGCTGGGGCGCATCCGCGCCGCCCAGGCGACACTCCACGGCAGAACGTCCAGCCAGTCCAGCGCCGATCTGGCTCGGTCCGAGATCGCGCTACTGCGCAAGGCGGCGAGCTCGGTCGACGCGCGGGGTGGAGACGCGAATCCTGACGCCGAGGCGATCCGGAACGCGGAAAACTCGTCGTATCGACAGGCACAGCCGCTCCTCGAGCGGTATCTCACCGAGGACGAACTCCGGGCGCTGAAACCGCTCTACCGTGAGCTTTCGGACGCCAAAGCGCGCGACATTGCGCTGGGCGAGATACGGCGGTACCTGAACATCGCGGCGCGGCAGGCGCGGATGGAGAAGGGAACCATCGGCGCGCTCCTGGCATCGGCAGAGCAGGGCGTGTTCGCGCGCGACTTCCGACCTCAGGAACTGCTCGCCCTGAGGAACCATCTGAGCGATGGTGAGTACGTCGAGCTGCTTGGAACCCACGCCCAGACGTTCGCGGAACACGAACGCGAAGCGCTGCTGACCGAAGTCGAGCGACGCGCGTTCAACGACGTTCTGGAGCTCGAACAGCTTCGCGCGAAGCTGCCGGCGCTCGAGCGCGACTTCGTCGAGGACGAGAAGCGTCTGCTCCGTAACAACCTCCTCACTCTGCGCAACAGCCGACTGCGGAACGTCCACAAGCGCATCGAGCGCGTCTCGCGCATCGACGGCGCCGAATACGAGCGGCGGATCGCCAACGTCGTGCAGGCGGTTCAGCTTCAAGACGAACTCAACCGCTACTACCAGTCGCTCGTCGTCTCGGTCGATCTGTCGACGCAGGGCAGCCAGCTCGGGGTGTTCTACAAGGGCTGGTTCTACAACGACAACCGCGAGTTCGAGCTGCGCCGCGAGTTCGCGCCCATCGGCAACAAGCTCGTCGAGTACGCGACCAACGCGAGCCTCAAGCAGAATATCGAGGCGCTACGCCGGTTCCCCGACGACTACGTGCGCCAGGCGGTTCTCTCAAGCCAGTGGGCGATTGCGGATCGACTGGACAAGGTCGAGGCGCTGGAGGGCAAGACCCTCGAGACGCTCGTCTTTTCCTATTACGACCAGTTGGCGTCGCTCGGAGGCGTCAGCCGTCTGATGAAGCTGCAGTTCGAAGACATGCGGCAGAAGGGCGAGCCGTCGCAGTCCATGCTCAAGGACATGGACTACATCCGCAAGGAGGTCGAGCGGCTCGTGCGCAACGACGTGCGCGAGGCGCGCCGCAGCCGCAAGTCGACACAACGTCTATTCGCGCGAGTCGAACGCATGCTGGCGCTTCGCAGCGTTCCGGTGGAAGACCTGTCCGACGACGAGATCAACGACATCAAGACGCTGATGGTCATCGCCGGGATCACGGCGAAGTCGAACTTCGTCAACGCGATCAGCGCGAGCGGCGGCAAGACCTGGCAGACGTACGTTCCCGGGAAGATCGCATTCGATTCGGAAGTGGCGACGCTGTCCGGCAAGACCGGGATCGCCTTCGCAACGGTTGACGACAGCCGCGTCCTGACCGACACGCCGTTGGACACGTACGGCAGGCTCAACTACACGAACCTCCAGCAGCAGGTCGAGACGCTCGCCTCGCTGATGATCCAGGTGCTCCGCGACCCGAAGATGCCGACGTCGGCGCGGGTCGGCAACTTCTACTGCACGCTGTCCGGGCGTGTGCTGCAGTACGACGCCCGCGAGAGCGCCGTGCCGCAAACGCCGGTTCGCAATGCGCTGGTCGCCATCCGCCAGCAGAACAAGACGATGATGGGCGTGCGCGGCGACCTGTTCGTGCTGGGCGACCAGAAGGGCAAGTACGACATCTCCGGCTTGGCGATGGAGGGTCGCGCGACTTCGCGTCCCGGCGGGACGCAGGAGACGGAAGCCTACGTCCTCGACCCCGAGTCCGGCGACATCGTCTATGCGCCCGATCTCGGCAACTACGGCGCGAAGATCTATCCGAACAAGGTCGCCATCAACCGGCGGCTCGTCGGGGCTCCCATCGTCGTGTTCCCATGCGTCAGCACGACGATCTACGACCTGGTCGATCAGCGCTACCTGCGCACCCTGACGCAACTCGAAGTCTACGACGCGGACCGCGACGCGCCGCCGGAGCGTTATGGTATCTCCCGACCCTGGGTTCAGCCGATGGTGTCGTCGGCGGAACCCATCGCGCTCGTCTACTCGGAACCGGGGTCGCGCATCAAGGTCAGCATGGCGTCCGGCTTGCTCGGTAAGCTCCTGTTGCTCATCAAGGCGACCGCGACCAACGTGGACAATCCGACGCTCTACACGGGCGAGGGGTTCGTCGTTCGGGAGAACGGCTCGATCCGCGTGACGCCGTACGTGGTCGTCCAGGACATGTGGAACCTGGACCAGTCACGCATTGCGCTCTACCAGCGGTATGGCATCAGCAACAAGCGGCTCGAGGAGCTTCACGCGGACGCTTCCACGCTCCTCGGACGAGCGGAGCAGGAACTGTCGCAAGCGAACTACAGCGACGCGCTCAAGCTGGCGCGCGCCTCGTGGGGCAATGAGTCCATCGCCTACCCCGACGTGAAGGCGACCGGCAACGACGTGGTTCGCGGCGTCATGTTCTACCTGTTTCTGCTGCTGCCATTCGCGTTCTTCCTCGAACGTCTCCTGTTCGCCTTCACGAACATCAACAAGCGCATCGGCGCGACGTTCGGCATCTTCCTGCTCGTCTTCTTCTTCCTGAGCCGCGTGCACCCCGCGTTCGAGATCGCCGAGACGCCGTTCATCATCCTGATCGCGTTCGTCGTGCTGGCGCTGACGATCGTCGTCATCTCGATCATCATCCGCAAGTTCAACGAACAGCTCGAAAAGATGAAGCGCGAGAAGTCGAAGATCTACAAGGCGGACGTGGGACGCCTGTCCGCTAGCGCCGCCGCGTTCTCGCTGGGCATCTCGAACATGCGGAAGCGGCGCGGACGCACGATGCTGACGTGCGCCACGCTGGTCGTCTTGACCTTCACGGTCATCTCGTTCACATCGGTGCGCAGCGAGATCCGCGCGAACGCGACACGGATTCCTGGTATCACGCCCGTCTATCAGGGCGTTCTGGTGCGCGACCAGTATTGGCGGACGCTGGAAGAGCCCGTTCTCACGGGTATCCGCAACGACTTCAAGCGCTCGACGGTGACCGTCGCCGGCGAGGAAGGGCGGGAAGCCGTCGCGGTCACGAACAGTGTCGCACCGCGCGCTTGGTACGAGTCGGCGAGCATCGGGAACCAGTCGTCCGTTCTGCTGGAGAACCGCGCCGGCGACAAGAGCTACGCGGTGAACATGCTGATCGGCATGTCGCCGGAGGAGCCCCGCGTCACGCGAATCGACTCGAAGCTCGTCTACGGTCGATGGTTCGCAGAAGGGGAGGACGGCGCGTACGTCACGGTTCTCCCGAAGGGCGTGGCGGATTCGCTGGGGGTCACCGAAGAGGACGTGATCAACGGGGCGGCGGCGGTTCGGCTCCTGGGAGCCGAGTTCAAGGTCGTCGGCGTGCTGGGTATCGACTTCAAGGAGCTCACCGACCTCGACGGCGAGGAGCTCACGCCGGTCGATTACCAGCTCTTGCAGCAGCAACAGTCGCGCGGGGCTCAGGACAGCACGCTCGAAGGCGAACTGCAGAAGTACCAGCATCTCCCGCCGGATGCCGTCGCGATCCTGCCGTATGACATCGTCATGTCCCAGGGCGGGAACCTGAAGTCGATTGCCGTGAACATGGAGGACCCGGGGCTCGAACTGCCGTCGGGGACGACGATCTCCCAGAAGATCGACGCGACCATGGGTCCCCTGATGAAGCGGTCGGCGCTCGACTTCTTCGTCGGCAAGGGCAGGAACGTCCACCTCTACAGCTCCATCGGGGCGACCTCGACGGAGCAGATGAGCAACCTCTTCATCCCGGTTCTGATCGCGGCGCTCATCGTCCTGAACACGATGCTCGGAGCCGTGTACGAGCGCGTCCGCGAGATCGGCATCTACAGTGCCGTCGGGTTGGCTCCCGTCCACATCGCGTTTCTGTTCATCGCCGAGGCGTGCGTCTACGCCGTGCTTGGAGCCGTGCTGGGGTACCTGCTGGGTCAGATCACCGCATGGACTCTGGTGCAAACGGGATGGCTGGCGGGACTGACGCTCAACTACTCGGCGCGGTCCACCGTCTACGCGACGATGATCGTCATGATGGTCGTGTTGGGATCGACGATGTATCCCGCCATCAAGGCGGGACGCATGGCGGTTCCCGATATCGAGCGGAAGTGGCGACTGCCCGATCCCGACGGCGACGAATGGAACTTCGACCTGCCGTTCACGGTGCTGGGCGAAGAAGCGCTCGGGCTGAACATCTTCATGCGGGATTACTTCGAGGCGCATGCCGACGAGTCCGCCAGCGACTTCTACACGGAGAACGTCGCGTTCCAGCGTCTGAGGCAACCCGATGGGGCGAAGGACAACTACGCGATCGAGATGATGGTCTGGCTCGCGCCGTACGACCTGGGCGTCAGCCAGCGCATCAGCCTGCAAACGTCTCCGGTCGGCGGCGAGGAGGAGGACCTCTACCGCATCCATCTGACGGTGTTCCGCGAGAGCGGCGAGATCGCGTCGTGGAAGCGCGTGAACCGTCGGTTCCTGAACCTGATTCGGAAGCAGCTGCTCATCTGGCGGACGTTCAACGTCGAGCTGCGCGGCGAGTTCCATGCCCGGGGGCGCGAGGAGACCCAGCGCCTGGCGGGCGTCACGCCGGAGTTCGCCTCCGACTAG
- a CDS encoding AI-2E family transporter, giving the protein MSSRGRNRMDNGSDAGATPAWVRELVALFTLAVAVAWLAYVFTRPSFAPRTWITHPVTGGAILFVLLPHARASLVRRAVLMVIGLVCLWLAGATATVWTPFALALSIAYFLRFLSRALRTIHLPGGRVLRLPRFSANAVIVVAFVSIAAAGLFVVVPGVVHQTAQLAEGAGVAYREAFRFRTQSLPLQMVNPNAQPPQTLAEDVSAYGKSWPSGTELTSEVRAAMRQYGVTVVTVRTDPLLTNWLAESAWVGSLKSFWQRMFGDEFTTSAVRYLEGRLGTVTKGATDSVAWFFSLSGRVLSSALGIAMVVIFSLIVLAYFLPAREAYVAAFFRLFPEESRGRARRIASMIDDNLTAFLRGQMLVVACVSVLSALAYWLAGTPFPLLVGVVGGLMNTIPNVGVFLVGVFAFGSLVVGTIVGLEPPIALAIYVGGFNGFLLRALLIPVAVEVVQLIDNSLISPRVMSQAIHVDPLLIMFSVLLGGTLFGFWGVLLAVPALVVIKSAWDAYQSERG; this is encoded by the coding sequence ATGTCCAGTCGGGGAAGGAACCGTATGGACAACGGATCCGACGCAGGTGCGACGCCCGCATGGGTGCGTGAACTGGTCGCTCTGTTCACCTTGGCGGTTGCCGTGGCATGGCTCGCCTATGTGTTCACGCGTCCTTCTTTCGCTCCCCGCACGTGGATCACGCATCCTGTGACCGGAGGAGCGATCCTGTTCGTCCTGCTTCCGCACGCCCGGGCGTCTCTCGTGCGGCGCGCCGTGCTCATGGTGATCGGCTTGGTCTGCCTGTGGCTGGCTGGCGCGACCGCCACGGTGTGGACGCCATTCGCGCTGGCGCTGTCCATCGCGTACTTCCTCCGATTCCTGTCGCGAGCCCTGCGGACGATTCATCTGCCTGGCGGACGCGTGCTGCGTCTGCCGAGGTTCTCCGCCAACGCGGTCATCGTGGTCGCGTTCGTATCCATCGCGGCTGCCGGTCTCTTCGTCGTCGTGCCGGGCGTCGTCCACCAGACCGCCCAGTTGGCAGAGGGAGCCGGTGTCGCCTACCGCGAGGCGTTTCGGTTCCGCACACAGTCCCTGCCCCTACAGATGGTGAACCCGAACGCCCAGCCGCCGCAGACGCTCGCCGAGGACGTGAGCGCCTACGGAAAGTCCTGGCCCTCTGGAACCGAACTGACCTCCGAGGTGCGCGCGGCGATGCGACAATACGGCGTGACGGTCGTCACCGTACGAACCGACCCGCTGTTGACGAACTGGCTGGCTGAGAGCGCTTGGGTCGGCTCGCTCAAGTCCTTCTGGCAGCGAATGTTCGGCGACGAGTTCACGACATCGGCGGTGCGTTACCTCGAGGGCAGGTTGGGAACCGTGACGAAGGGAGCGACGGACTCCGTCGCGTGGTTCTTCAGCCTGTCCGGACGAGTTCTGTCGAGCGCGCTGGGAATCGCCATGGTCGTGATCTTCTCGCTGATCGTGCTCGCGTATTTCCTGCCGGCTCGCGAGGCTTACGTCGCCGCGTTCTTCCGTCTCTTCCCGGAGGAGTCGCGCGGCAGAGCTCGGCGCATCGCCTCGATGATCGACGACAACCTCACCGCCTTTCTGCGAGGGCAAATGCTGGTCGTCGCCTGCGTCTCGGTTCTCTCGGCGCTTGCCTACTGGCTCGCCGGGACGCCGTTCCCATTGCTGGTAGGGGTCGTCGGCGGCCTGATGAACACGATCCCGAATGTCGGCGTGTTCCTCGTCGGCGTGTTCGCCTTCGGCTCGCTGGTGGTCGGGACGATTGTCGGGTTGGAACCGCCGATCGCGTTGGCGATCTACGTCGGCGGGTTCAACGGGTTCCTGCTCCGAGCCCTGCTGATACCCGTGGCCGTCGAGGTCGTGCAACTCATCGACAACTCGCTGATCTCACCACGGGTGATGAGCCAAGCCATTCATGTCGATCCGCTGCTGATCATGTTCTCGGTGCTTCTCGGAGGCACTCTCTTCGGCTTTTGGGGCGTGCTGCTCGCGGTTCCTGCGCTGGTCGTCATCAAGTCGGCGTGGGACGCGTACCAGTCGGAACGCGGGTGA